One stretch of Desulfovibrio sp. UCD-KL4C DNA includes these proteins:
- a CDS encoding anthranilate synthase component I family protein — MKIELTQYGKWLPADVQTPISLYLGLVGDAPGILLESAEVDGRLGRYSLIAWDFRLVLSPVRGKLSVECADSRLAGLAQYSGMDFLEGLRAVMKALHVNPQEEVGPLPALTRGLYGTFGYGIAGMLEPKLADKIPAKEAEVRLALPGRVVLFDHLKHRCCFLSLDGGAKPEFTPQDFNSKCEPTVVGEPVAVPGREKYMENVEKVRELIAEGECIQVVLSTRFSAPFSGNSFDLYRRLRQANPSPFMFYMKFSREEILLGSSPEMMARCERGRLEVRPIAGTRPRGKDAAEDRKYTAELLADPKERAEHVMLVDLGRNDLGRIAKPGSVTVEKFMQVEYFSHVMHMTSYVEADLRDEYDAIDVLQATFPAGTLSGAPKIRAMEIISELEEVPRGPYGGAIGFIGLDKDSINLDTGITIRSMWIRDGKCHWQAGAGLVYDSDPEMEWKECNNKARVLREILQSEGGDVFAC; from the coding sequence ATGAAAATCGAATTGACTCAGTACGGCAAATGGTTGCCAGCTGATGTGCAAACACCGATCAGTCTTTATCTTGGACTGGTTGGAGATGCACCTGGAATACTTCTCGAAAGTGCCGAAGTTGACGGAAGACTTGGACGATACAGTCTTATTGCTTGGGATTTTAGGCTTGTCCTGTCGCCAGTACGCGGAAAATTATCTGTAGAGTGCGCAGACTCTCGTCTTGCCGGGCTTGCACAGTATTCAGGTATGGATTTTCTGGAAGGGTTACGCGCAGTGATGAAAGCTCTGCATGTGAATCCTCAGGAGGAAGTCGGCCCTCTTCCAGCTTTGACAAGAGGATTATACGGCACATTCGGTTACGGTATTGCCGGAATGCTCGAACCTAAGTTGGCTGATAAAATTCCAGCTAAAGAAGCTGAGGTCCGTTTGGCTCTGCCTGGGCGGGTTGTTTTATTTGACCACTTAAAACATCGTTGCTGCTTTCTTTCTCTTGATGGAGGGGCCAAGCCGGAATTCACACCTCAGGATTTCAACAGCAAATGCGAACCTACTGTAGTCGGTGAGCCTGTAGCTGTACCGGGACGTGAAAAGTATATGGAAAACGTTGAAAAAGTGCGTGAACTTATTGCAGAAGGTGAGTGCATTCAGGTGGTTCTTTCTACCCGTTTCTCAGCTCCTTTCAGCGGTAATTCTTTCGACCTTTATCGTCGTCTCAGGCAGGCAAATCCATCGCCATTTATGTTCTACATGAAATTCAGCCGTGAAGAAATTCTGCTTGGATCTTCCCCTGAAATGATGGCTCGCTGTGAACGTGGCAGACTCGAAGTCCGTCCAATCGCCGGAACCCGTCCAAGAGGTAAAGATGCTGCTGAAGATAGAAAATATACCGCAGAGCTTCTTGCTGATCCTAAAGAACGGGCTGAACACGTAATGCTTGTCGATCTTGGTCGTAACGACCTTGGACGTATTGCCAAGCCCGGCTCTGTTACCGTTGAGAAATTTATGCAGGTTGAATATTTCAGCCATGTTATGCACATGACTTCATATGTAGAAGCTGACCTTCGTGATGAATATGATGCCATTGATGTCTTGCAGGCCACTTTTCCCGCCGGAACTCTTTCCGGTGCTCCCAAAATAAGAGCAATGGAAATAATTTCTGAACTCGAAGAAGTGCCCCGCGGACCTTATGGCGGAGCAATCGGTTTTATAGGTCTGGATAAGGATTCAATCAATCTTGATACCGGAATCACCATCCGTTCAATGTGGATCAGAGACGGCAAGTGTCATTGGCAGGCAGGGGCCGGACTCGTTTACGATTCCGATCCTGAAATGGAATGGAAAGAATGTAACAATAAGGCAAGAGTTTTAAGAGAAATTTTGCAATCGGAGGGCGGCGATGTTTTTGCTTGTTGA
- the pheA gene encoding prephenate dehydratase, which translates to MSESSEKNLNHLREEIDTLDGEILELLNKRAAASLSVGKLKAGSADQIFKPFREQEVLRGLTDRNPGPLPGEHLEGIYREIISSSRRLQRPERVVYLGPEGTFSYFAGLEHMGRQADLVPKNNFEDIFVAVSKGEADLGIIPLENSLAGTVGQNVDLFMRYPVYIQDELYSRISHALITKGSGLDQIKTVYSHIKVLEQCAGWLRSNLPDVKLEAVDSTAKAASMVAQGDDTCAALGNIKLANIFGLHVVCEAVEDFADNWTRFLIIGPKPGIEGKRDKTTILFTTPDQPGALVGVLNVLSGKDINMTKLESRPFLGEKWKYMFFVDLQGNLSADEYESIIDELRSRCLTFKILGSYPSGSQNGSRL; encoded by the coding sequence ATGTCAGAATCCAGCGAAAAGAATTTGAATCACCTCAGAGAAGAAATTGATACACTTGATGGTGAGATACTTGAGCTTCTCAATAAGCGAGCTGCAGCATCTCTTTCGGTAGGTAAGCTCAAAGCAGGGTCCGCAGATCAAATCTTTAAACCTTTTAGAGAGCAGGAAGTTCTCAGAGGTTTGACAGACCGTAATCCCGGTCCGCTTCCAGGTGAACATCTCGAGGGTATTTATCGCGAGATTATTTCCTCATCACGCAGATTGCAGCGCCCTGAAAGAGTTGTCTATCTGGGGCCTGAAGGAACATTTTCTTACTTTGCCGGATTAGAGCACATGGGACGGCAGGCTGATCTTGTCCCGAAAAATAATTTTGAAGACATTTTTGTAGCTGTTTCCAAAGGTGAAGCTGACCTTGGCATTATTCCTCTTGAAAATTCTCTTGCAGGAACAGTCGGGCAGAATGTTGATTTGTTCATGCGTTATCCAGTTTATATTCAGGATGAATTGTATAGCCGTATCAGTCATGCTCTAATTACCAAAGGTTCTGGGCTTGATCAGATTAAGACAGTCTATTCACATATAAAAGTTTTAGAACAGTGCGCCGGGTGGCTGCGAAGTAACCTTCCTGATGTGAAGTTGGAAGCTGTTGATTCTACTGCAAAGGCAGCTTCAATGGTTGCACAGGGTGATGATACATGCGCAGCTTTGGGCAACATCAAACTGGCTAATATTTTCGGACTTCATGTGGTTTGTGAAGCTGTAGAAGATTTTGCGGATAATTGGACAAGATTTTTAATAATCGGTCCTAAACCGGGAATCGAAGGTAAAAGAGATAAAACCACTATTCTTTTTACCACCCCTGACCAGCCGGGAGCTCTCGTCGGAGTTCTTAATGTTCTCTCCGGTAAAGATATTAATATGACTAAGCTGGAATCTCGTCCTTTTTTAGGTGAAAAATGGAAGTATATGTTTTTTGTAGATCTTCAGGGCAATCTCAGTGCTGATGAATATGAAAGCATCATTGATGAACTCAGGTCACGCTGTCTAACTTTCAAAATTCTGGGAAGTTATCCAAGTGGATCGCAGAACGGAAGTAGACTTTAG
- the trpD gene encoding anthranilate phosphoribosyltransferase — protein MADCVTSALTELTFGRDLSAELAGCVFTSLFAGEISPVQAGALLMGLRAKGETAAEVASGVKAALKESKLVKGLGGKLIDTCGTGGDGSNSFNCSTAVALYLADMGYKVVKHGNRAVSSSCGSADILEELEIPITTLPEDVPEVLGSDNFVFLFAQNYHPAFGKIAPIRKELGIPTLFNLMGPLLNPARPTHQIIGVGRPEIMHLMAEVLTLTDVDKAYVVHGAGNFDELTPFGINKAILVENGKLTELEIDSADYGFALSSPADVAVTDRKNARDTIRKVLKGKAPQAMLDMVALNLGAAISLLDGIGLADGIEKAKAKVAVGVSKEY, from the coding sequence ATGGCGGACTGTGTAACCTCGGCTCTTACAGAGCTTACTTTTGGCAGAGACCTTTCAGCAGAGCTGGCGGGCTGCGTATTTACCTCTCTTTTTGCAGGAGAAATTTCTCCAGTACAGGCCGGAGCGTTGCTCATGGGACTTCGTGCAAAGGGAGAAACTGCAGCGGAAGTTGCTTCAGGCGTAAAAGCAGCACTCAAAGAATCTAAACTTGTTAAAGGATTGGGCGGGAAACTTATAGATACATGCGGAACAGGCGGTGACGGCAGTAACAGCTTTAACTGTTCAACTGCCGTCGCTTTGTATCTGGCAGATATGGGCTATAAGGTCGTTAAGCATGGGAATAGAGCTGTGTCTTCTTCCTGCGGGAGTGCAGATATTCTTGAAGAACTTGAAATTCCGATAACAACTCTCCCTGAAGATGTGCCTGAAGTTCTCGGCAGTGATAATTTCGTCTTCCTTTTTGCGCAGAATTATCATCCGGCCTTTGGGAAAATTGCACCGATCAGAAAAGAGCTGGGTATCCCGACTCTCTTCAATCTGATGGGACCGCTTTTAAATCCAGCCAGACCGACTCATCAGATTATTGGTGTCGGCAGACCTGAAATTATGCATCTTATGGCAGAAGTTCTGACTTTAACAGATGTTGATAAGGCATATGTTGTGCATGGAGCAGGCAATTTTGATGAGCTGACTCCTTTCGGCATTAACAAAGCTATTCTTGTAGAAAATGGAAAACTTACTGAGCTTGAAATTGATTCTGCTGATTATGGTTTTGCTCTTTCATCGCCTGCGGATGTAGCGGTCACTGACCGTAAAAATGCTCGTGATACGATTCGAAAAGTTTTAAAGGGAAAAGCCCCGCAAGCTATGCTTGATATGGTTGCGTTAAATCTTGGAGCAGCAATTTCATTACTTGATGGAATCGGCCTTGCTGACGGTATTGAAAAAGCAAAAGCAAAAGTCGCGGTCGGCGTTAGCAAGGAGTACTAG
- a CDS encoding prephenate dehydrogenase, translating to MESDFSKIHSIAVVGSRGQMGGFLALKAERAGLLVHRFDQPLDEKEMVRLLPVSDLVILCVPVTVMDEVLSKVVPHMKKGSVLSDVGSVKGRPLQQMVRAYDGPVVGTHPLFGATIPVDFEPTVALVAGREEDKGALESVKDFYSRLGFGAFASTEEEHDRAMAMIQSLNFSSTIAFLACARELPNIEKFVTPSFRRRLESARKMVTQDSDLFVTISDANQYSLEAIRLFRSFLSLAASGDMDLLSERASWWWRENNT from the coding sequence ATGGAATCTGACTTTAGCAAAATCCATAGCATTGCCGTAGTCGGTTCAAGAGGGCAGATGGGAGGTTTTTTAGCCCTTAAGGCCGAACGGGCAGGGTTGCTTGTCCATAGATTTGATCAGCCTCTTGATGAGAAAGAGATGGTTCGTCTCCTCCCCGTTAGTGATCTCGTTATTTTATGTGTTCCGGTAACTGTTATGGATGAGGTGCTTAGTAAGGTTGTTCCTCATATGAAAAAAGGTTCTGTTTTATCAGATGTAGGTTCTGTAAAAGGGCGCCCCTTGCAGCAGATGGTAAGAGCTTATGACGGCCCTGTTGTAGGAACTCACCCTTTATTCGGCGCAACTATTCCTGTTGATTTTGAGCCGACAGTTGCTCTTGTTGCAGGAAGGGAAGAAGACAAAGGCGCGCTTGAGTCCGTTAAAGATTTTTATAGTCGTTTAGGATTTGGCGCATTCGCATCAACTGAAGAAGAACATGATCGGGCAATGGCAATGATTCAAAGTTTAAATTTTAGTTCTACCATAGCTTTTTTAGCATGTGCGAGAGAACTGCCTAACATTGAAAAATTTGTGACTCCGTCTTTCAGGCGTAGGCTTGAGTCCGCGCGTAAAATGGTAACACAGGATAGTGATCTTTTTGTAACTATTTCTGATGCAAATCAGTATAGCCTTGAAGCTATTCGACTTTTCCGTTCCTTCCTCAGCCTTGCTGCATCCGGTGATATGGACCTCCTTTCCGAACGTGCTTCTTGGTGGTGGCGTGAAAACAATACCTAG
- a CDS encoding phosphoribosylanthranilate isomerase, whose translation MNMIVKVCGMTRKEDVASCEELGADFLGFIFHPSSPRCVDAEFVRSVELAKAKKVGVFVKQSATEVLETMKNGQLDFAQLHGGQNEEFCKAVGRERVIKVLWPQRYDSVKEFQADIDRYTPFCRYMLFDAGSSGGGHGKSLDFSIFSEVKIPNPWFLAGGLTARNMLEAISCAKPSGVDLNSGVEVSPGIKDINKLSAAFVSVHLANKRNQS comes from the coding sequence ATGAACATGATTGTTAAAGTTTGTGGCATGACTAGAAAGGAAGACGTTGCAAGTTGCGAAGAACTTGGTGCTGATTTTCTGGGGTTCATTTTTCATCCTTCCAGCCCGAGGTGTGTGGATGCGGAATTTGTGCGTTCGGTTGAGCTGGCGAAAGCTAAAAAAGTAGGGGTGTTTGTAAAGCAGAGCGCGACTGAAGTTCTTGAAACTATGAAGAATGGACAACTTGATTTTGCACAGCTTCACGGTGGACAGAATGAAGAATTTTGTAAAGCTGTCGGCAGGGAACGTGTGATTAAAGTGCTCTGGCCTCAGCGGTATGATTCGGTAAAGGAGTTTCAGGCGGATATAGATAGGTATACTCCTTTTTGCCGCTATATGCTCTTTGATGCCGGAAGTTCCGGAGGTGGACATGGCAAATCGCTCGACTTTTCAATTTTTTCAGAAGTTAAAATCCCGAATCCTTGGTTTTTGGCCGGAGGACTTACAGCAAGAAATATGCTGGAAGCCATAAGCTGTGCAAAGCCGAGTGGTGTTGATTTGAATTCCGGCGTGGAAGTCAGTCCCGGTATTAAAGATATAAATAAATTGAGTGCAGCTTTTGTTTCAGTGCACTTAGCAAATAAGAGGAACCAGTCATGA
- a CDS encoding indole-3-glycerol-phosphate synthase gives MLEKFRIAKQREVDMLHKAESKGALPAPYAGVRPSFADAIRRDNLGMKVIAEYKRASPSKGDINLGLTAAEVANMYAGGGASAISVLTEEQYFKGNISYLDEIKPCGLPMLRKDFLVDPLQIVQTASTPASALLIIVRMFADDGMLKEMIDKTHEAGLDCVVEAFDMADLMRAKKAGARVIQINNRDLDTLGIDMSRSLDFIKERDDSEIWICASGINEPDDCIKMAEIGYDSVLVGTSIMSSASPQDKLNSLVTGAKCGALR, from the coding sequence ATGCTTGAGAAATTTCGCATAGCCAAACAACGCGAAGTGGACATGCTCCACAAGGCTGAGTCGAAAGGGGCTTTGCCTGCGCCTTATGCGGGAGTTCGCCCGTCGTTTGCTGACGCTATCAGGCGTGACAACTTAGGCATGAAAGTTATTGCCGAGTATAAACGGGCTTCCCCTTCCAAAGGTGATATTAATCTCGGGCTCACGGCTGCCGAAGTGGCAAATATGTATGCCGGAGGAGGAGCTTCTGCAATTTCTGTTTTAACGGAAGAGCAGTATTTTAAAGGTAATATCTCCTATCTGGACGAAATTAAACCTTGCGGGCTGCCGATGCTTCGCAAAGATTTTCTAGTTGATCCGCTTCAGATTGTGCAGACCGCTTCAACTCCTGCTTCGGCTCTATTAATTATAGTACGTATGTTTGCTGATGACGGGATGCTTAAAGAGATGATTGATAAAACTCATGAGGCCGGACTTGATTGTGTTGTTGAGGCTTTTGATATGGCTGATCTTATGCGGGCTAAAAAAGCCGGAGCGCGAGTAATTCAGATTAACAATCGTGATCTTGATACTCTCGGAATCGACATGAGTAGGTCTCTAGATTTTATTAAAGAACGTGATGACAGCGAAATTTGGATTTGTGCCAGCGGCATTAATGAACCGGATGATTGCATAAAAATGGCCGAGATCGGTTATGACAGTGTGCTGGTTGGAACATCCATAATGTCGAGCGCAAGCCCGCAGGATAAACTAAATTCTTTAGTAACCGGAGCTAAGTGCGGAGCTTTGCGATGA
- the aroA gene encoding 3-phosphoshikimate 1-carboxyvinyltransferase, whose amino-acid sequence MTSDNVIKIKAPSSKSMSHRALIAGAFSDGSTVVIDPLDSNDINRTMDCLTTMGAQFSVEQNSTTVTGLHDGPHGGLKEPAVLEMRDSGTTCRLITAIAGAGKGVFRIQGTPRMHDRPIGELTKALESQGVKVTFADKKGYPPVTLESNGFLGGDIEISLEESSQYLSGLLLAAPYAHKTTVIKVVGKKAVSWPYVALTLKVMEDFKISFSVEAFKNGEWKKTNWRKVSKVVPGEIRFRVNPSDYKKDNYEVEGDWSNGSYFLAAGAVGTKPVRVKGLAIDSLQGDRAIIDILKAMGAKIESDSSGVTVYPSKLHGVEVDMGLCPDLVPTVAVAAAFADSPTTITNVAHLRIKECDRLDASATEVIRAGGKAEIGDDFIKIFPAPLKKGEKIIFSTYDDHRLAMSTAIFSLAGIEAVAKEPECVAKSFPEFWKEWDKVKKGNGC is encoded by the coding sequence ATGACTTCTGATAATGTAATAAAAATCAAGGCTCCTTCATCAAAGTCTATGTCGCATAGAGCACTTATCGCAGGTGCTTTTTCAGACGGGTCGACTGTGGTGATTGATCCGCTTGACAGTAACGATATCAATCGGACTATGGACTGCCTTACAACCATGGGAGCGCAGTTCAGTGTTGAGCAGAATTCTACCACCGTTACAGGTCTGCATGATGGTCCGCACGGCGGCTTAAAAGAACCAGCTGTTCTTGAAATGAGAGATTCAGGAACAACTTGTAGACTTATCACAGCTATTGCAGGAGCCGGAAAAGGCGTTTTTCGTATTCAGGGAACACCTCGAATGCATGACCGTCCTATCGGAGAACTTACCAAAGCTCTTGAGTCTCAGGGCGTAAAAGTTACTTTTGCCGATAAAAAAGGATATCCTCCTGTAACTCTTGAATCTAATGGATTTCTTGGCGGAGATATTGAAATCTCCCTTGAGGAAAGCAGTCAGTATCTTTCAGGTTTATTGTTGGCCGCTCCGTATGCACATAAAACAACGGTGATTAAAGTTGTAGGCAAAAAAGCTGTTTCATGGCCGTATGTTGCATTGACTCTTAAGGTTATGGAAGATTTTAAAATTTCATTTTCTGTTGAAGCTTTTAAGAACGGAGAGTGGAAAAAGACAAACTGGAGAAAAGTTTCTAAAGTTGTCCCCGGTGAAATAAGATTTCGCGTGAATCCTTCTGATTACAAAAAAGACAATTATGAAGTTGAAGGTGACTGGAGTAACGGGTCTTACTTTTTAGCTGCCGGAGCGGTTGGAACTAAACCTGTCAGAGTTAAAGGGCTTGCGATTGATTCCTTGCAGGGCGACAGGGCAATTATTGATATTTTGAAAGCTATGGGCGCGAAGATAGAAAGTGACTCTTCCGGAGTTACTGTTTACCCTTCAAAGTTACATGGAGTTGAAGTTGATATGGGGCTGTGTCCGGATCTTGTTCCAACGGTAGCAGTTGCAGCAGCTTTTGCTGACAGCCCTACAACTATAACTAATGTAGCGCATTTGCGTATTAAAGAATGTGACCGTCTGGATGCCAGTGCTACTGAAGTAATAAGAGCAGGCGGTAAAGCCGAGATCGGAGATGACTTCATTAAAATTTTTCCGGCACCACTGAAAAAGGGTGAAAAAATAATTTTTTCGACATATGACGATCATAGACTGGCAATGAGTACAGCTATTTTCAGCTTAGCCGGAATTGAAGCTGTTGCTAAGGAACCGGAATGTGTTGCAAAGTCGTTCCCTGAGTTCTGGAAGGAATGGGATAAAGTTAAAAAGGGGAATGGTTGCTAA
- a CDS encoding 3-dehydroquinate synthase II family protein: MKKIIFKAIPFDKELLTLALESGVDAILAEPEHVKAITELGRVTVITPEDMPLVAIDQKNDEEVAIGLAAEGREVCLTKGWEIIPVENILAQVKSLALEAESLDRAILAAGILERGADTIVILPEAAHDLKTIVAELKLSQGHMELQKAKITKIESAGLGHRVCVDTISMLKKGQGMLVGNSSGFTFLVHGETESNPYVAARPFRVNAGAVHAYAQMPGDKTTYLQELNAGTEILIVDAAGKTSIATVGRCKVEVRPMLLITAEVATPQGPVVGKVFLQNAETIRVVSGEGEPVSVVTIKPGDEVMCRLDDAGRHFGMRITEEIVEE, from the coding sequence ATGAAAAAGATAATTTTTAAAGCGATTCCATTTGATAAAGAACTTCTTACATTAGCTCTTGAGTCTGGTGTTGATGCGATTCTTGCTGAACCTGAGCATGTTAAAGCTATTACCGAACTCGGCAGAGTTACTGTTATCACTCCGGAAGATATGCCTCTTGTTGCTATTGATCAGAAAAATGATGAAGAGGTTGCAATAGGTCTTGCGGCGGAAGGCCGTGAAGTCTGTCTTACAAAAGGTTGGGAGATTATACCTGTAGAAAATATTCTTGCACAGGTTAAAAGTCTGGCCCTTGAGGCTGAATCTTTGGACCGTGCTATACTTGCCGCTGGAATTCTTGAGCGTGGAGCAGACACAATTGTTATTTTGCCGGAAGCGGCACATGATCTTAAGACAATTGTTGCAGAACTTAAACTTAGTCAGGGACATATGGAATTACAAAAAGCTAAGATTACAAAGATTGAATCTGCGGGACTCGGCCATCGTGTCTGTGTAGATACAATCTCCATGCTTAAAAAAGGGCAGGGTATGCTGGTGGGTAATTCAAGCGGGTTTACTTTTCTTGTTCACGGTGAAACAGAATCAAACCCTTATGTTGCGGCCCGTCCGTTCCGGGTCAATGCCGGAGCTGTTCATGCTTATGCACAAATGCCCGGAGACAAAACTACTTACTTGCAGGAGCTTAATGCCGGAACTGAGATCCTTATTGTCGATGCCGCCGGAAAAACTTCTATTGCAACAGTCGGTAGGTGCAAGGTTGAAGTTAGACCTATGCTGCTTATAACAGCTGAAGTTGCGACTCCGCAGGGTCCGGTTGTAGGTAAAGTGTTTTTGCAGAATGCAGAAACAATAAGAGTTGTAAGTGGTGAAGGCGAACCTGTAAGCGTAGTCACAATTAAGCCGGGCGATGAAGTTATGTGCCGTCTTGATGATGCCGGACGCCATTTTGGAATGCGTATTACTGAAGAGATTGTCGAGGAATAA
- a CDS encoding aminodeoxychorismate/anthranilate synthase component II, producing MFLLVDNFDSFTFNLVQAFQQLGADPLVLRNDREEILELAESGKLKMVCLSPGPSNPENAGLSLEFLARLPKEIPVLGVCLGHQTLGHFAGASVVRADRIMHGKTSKIYHNNDGLFSGLDDPFEVCRYHSLVVNVDEAPEHLELTAWTNQQEVMGLRYKDRPWAGVQFHPESILTPDGPKLLKNFLEGNI from the coding sequence ATGTTTTTGCTTGTTGATAATTTTGATTCATTCACTTTCAATCTGGTTCAGGCTTTCCAGCAACTCGGAGCTGATCCGCTTGTTCTTAGAAATGATCGCGAGGAAATTCTGGAACTTGCTGAATCCGGAAAGCTTAAAATGGTTTGCCTTTCCCCGGGGCCAAGCAATCCTGAAAATGCAGGGCTCAGTCTAGAGTTTCTGGCTCGTCTTCCTAAAGAAATACCTGTTCTGGGAGTTTGCTTAGGTCATCAGACTCTCGGGCATTTTGCCGGAGCTTCTGTTGTGCGTGCGGATCGCATTATGCATGGTAAGACTTCAAAAATTTATCATAATAATGACGGATTGTTCAGCGGACTTGATGACCCCTTTGAAGTCTGCCGCTATCATTCTTTAGTGGTTAATGTTGATGAAGCCCCTGAGCATTTGGAACTGACAGCATGGACAAATCAGCAAGAAGTAATGGGACTTCGTTATAAAGATCGTCCTTGGGCGGGAGTGCAGTTTCATCCAGAGTCGATTTTAACTCCTGACGGACCGAAACTTTTGAAGAACTTCCTTGAGGGAAATATTTAA